In Dryobates pubescens isolate bDryPub1 chromosome 26, bDryPub1.pri, whole genome shotgun sequence, a single window of DNA contains:
- the ADNP gene encoding activity-dependent neuroprotector homeobox protein isoform X4, whose translation MFQLPVNNLGSLRKARKTVKKILSDIGLEYCKEHIEDFKQFEPNDFYLKNTTWEDVGLWDPSLTKNQDYRTKPFCCSACPFSSKFFSAYKSHFRNVHSEDFENRILLNCPYCTFNADKKTLETHIKIFHAPNANTASGGISTFKDKNKHDSLKPKQADSVEQAVYYCKKCTYRDPLYEIVRKHIYREHFQHVAAPYIAKGGEKSLNGAVPLSSSAREEGGIHCKRCLFMPKSYEALVQHVIEDHERIGYQVTAMIGHTNVVVPRSKPLMLIAPKPQDKKPMGLPQRMGPLSPGSVRSLSSQQMMNRLTIPKPTLNSTGVNMMSNVHLQQNSYGVKSVPPSYVGQPGGRLNLSGNAAVSISQQSQTMKQFSTSGNGRPYTLGGEQRSQARYSLQSANSSSLSSAQLKQTSLSQSQAASRVLGQSGSKSPVAATGPSSVNTSSTQKWKICTICNELFPENVYSVHFEKEHKAEKVPAVANYIMKIHNFTSKCLYCNRYLPTDTLLNHMLIHGLSCPYCRSTFNDVEKMAAHMRMVHVDEEMGPKTDSTLTFDLTLQQGSHTNIHLLVTTYNLRDAPAESVAYHAQNTPPVPPKPQPKIQEKSDVPVKSSPQAAVPYKKDVGKTLCPLCFSILKGPISDALAHHLRERHQVIQTVHPVEKKLTYKCIHCLGVYTSNMTASTITLHLVHCRGVGKTQNGQDKGTSSRLGQSPALAPVKRTYEHMEFSLMKKRKMDDDDCPSAFEEKPEEPVVLALDPKGHEDDSYEARKTFLTKYFNKQPYPTRREIEKLAASLWLWKSDIASHFSNKRKKCVRDCEKYKPGVLLGFNMKELNKVKHEMDFDDEWLFENHDEKNSRVNVSKTVDKKINLEKENESSSDSYENVEEYNERGSPFGQRISDSGGKTSSDSIVENPEDSISKEVIEENTIQSPEKSDQKQEESSKYQEIISAEEPAKLVGDVSDSDQDDQDDAVEWKDGASQSESGPGSQQGSDFEDNTSEVKPEVWTDESSQSEDPGSSKPTVETKGGGSESEEEQSKWKNRSYGKVEEFWSKDQSQWKNASEIEESLSNQQMEWQNSTIDSEDGDQFDSVTDGVAEPMHSSLAGVELSSQQA comes from the exons ATGTTCCAACTTCCTGTCAACAACCTTGGCAGTTTAAGAAAGGCCCGGAAAactgtgaaaaaaattcttaGTGACATTGGTTTGGAATACTGTAAAGAACATATAGAA gatttTAAGCAGTTTGAACCTAATGACTTTTATTTGAAAAACACTACATGGGAAGATGTGGGATTGTGGGACCCATCGCTTACAAAAAATCAG GACTATCGGACAAAGCCCTTTTGCTGCAGCGCATGTCCATTTTCCTCGAAGTTCTTTTCAGCCTACAAAAGCCACTTCCGGAATGTTCATAGTGAAGACTTTGAAAATAGGATTCTCCTCAATTGTCCTTACTGTACTTTCAATGCGGACAAAAAGACTTTGGAAACGCACATTAAAATCTTTCATGCTCCAAATGCCAATACAGCGAGTGGAGGCATCAGCACTTTTAAAGATAAAAACAAACATGATAGCCTTAAACCCAAGCAGGCTGACAGTGTAGAACAAGCTGTTTATTACTGTAAGAAGTGCACTTACCGAGATCCTCTCTATGAAATAGTTAGAAAGCACATTTACAGGGAACACTTTCAGCATGTTGCCGCTCCTTACATAGCGAAGGGAGGTGAGAAATCACTGAATGGTGCAGTTCCATTAAGCTCCAGTGCCCGAGAGGAGGGTGGTATCCACTGCAAACGATGCCTTTTCATGCCGAAGTCGTACGAAGCTTTAGTGCAGCATGTTATTGAAGACCATGAACGTATAGGATATCAGGTAACAGCAATGATAGGTCACACTAATGTAGTGGTTCCAAGATCTAAACCTTTGATGCTAATAGCTCCAAAACCACAGGACAAAAAGCCTATGGGACTCCCTCAGAGGATGGGTCCGCTTTCCCCTGGAAGTGTTCGATCTCTTTCGTCCCAGCAGATGATGAACAGACTCACTATACCAAAGCCTACGTTAAATTCCACGGGAGTGAACATGATGTCAAATGTTCACCTACAACAGAACAGTTACGGAGTCAAATCAGTACCACCAAGCTATGTTGGTCAGCCAGGGGGAAGGCTGAATTTAAGTGGTAATGCAGCAGTTTCTATTTCACAGCAATCACAAACTATGAAACAGTTTTCAACAAGTGGAAATGGAAGGCCTTATACTCTTGGAGGGGAACAGAGATCACAGGCAAGATACTCTCTTCAGTCTGCGAATTCCTCCTCGCTTTCATCAGCTCAGTTGAAACAGACATCATTATCTCAGTCACAAGCAGCTTCAAGAGTATTAGGTCAGTCTGGCTCAAAATCTCCTGTGGCTGCTACAGGTCCTTCCTCTGTCAATACATCATCCACACAGAAGTGGAAAATCTGTACAATCTGTAACGAGCTGTTTCCTGAAAACGTGTATAGCGTCCACTTTGAAAAGGAGCACAAGGCTGAGAAGGTGCCTGCAGTAGCTAACTATATCATGAAAATACACAATTTCACTAGCAAATGTCTCTACTGTAACCGCTATCTACCCACGGACACGTTGCTCAACCACATGTTGATACATGGCCTGTCCTGTCCCTACTGCCGCTCAACCTTCAATGATGTTGAAAAGATGGCTGCTCACATGCGAATGGTTCACGTCGATGAAGAAATGGGACCTAAAACTGACTCCACTCTAACTTTTGATTTGACATTGCAGCAGGGTAGTCACACAAATATACACCTTCTGGTAACCACCTACAACCTGAGAGATGCTCCTGCTGAATCTGTAGCTTACCATGCTCAGAATACTCCTCCAGTTCCTCCAAAACCACAGCCAAAAATACAGGAGAAGTCTGATGTACCTGTAAAAAGTTCCCCACAAGCAGCAGTTCCCTACAAAAAAGATGTGGGGAAAACTCTCTGTCCTCTATGCTTTTCAATCCTCAAAGGACCCATCTCTGATGCACTTGCACATCATCTACGGGAGAGGCATCAAGTAATTCAGACCGTTCACCCGGTTGAGAAAAAGTTAACCTACAAATGCATTCATTGCCTTGGTGTATATACAAGTAACATGACTGCCTCAACTATAACGCTGCACCTtgttcactgcagaggggttggcaaGACCCAGAACGGCCAGGACAAAGGTACTTCATCTCGGCTGGGCCAGTCTCCAGCTCTAGCACCTGTAAAGCGTACTTACGAACACATGGAGTTCTCTCtgatgaagaaaaggaaaatggatgATGATGATTGCCCCTCTGCCTTCGAGGAGAAGCCTGAGGAACCTGTAGTCCTAGCATTGGACCCCAAGGGTCATGAAGATGATTCCTATGAAGCCAGGAAAACATTTCTTACAAAGTATTTTAATAAGCAACCATATCCCACTAGAAGAGAGATTGAAAAGCTGGCTGCCAGTTTGTGGCTATGGAAATCTGATATTGCATCTCATTTTAGtaacaaaaggaagaaatgtgttCGAGATTGTGAAAAATACAAACCTGGTGTGCTGCTTGGCTTCAacatgaaagagctgaacaaGGTTAAACATGAAATGGATTTTGATGACGAATGGCTATTTGAAAACCATGACGAGAAGAACTCCAGAGTCAATGTTAGTAAGACTGTTGACAAAAAAATCAACTTggaaaaagagaatgaaagtTCCTCAGACAGCTATGAAAATGTAGAAGAATACAATGAAAGGGGCAGTCCCTTTGGTCAGCGTATTTCTGACAGCGGTGGGAAAACCTCTTCCGACAGCATCGTGGAGAACCCAGAGGACAGCATATCCAAGGAAGTCATCGAGGAAAACACAATacagtctccagagaagtctgatcaaaaacaagaagaaagctCTAAATATCAAGAGATTATTTCTGCTGAGGAACCAGCAAAACTGGTAGGTGATGTCTCAGATAGTGATCAGGATGACCAAGATGATGCTGTTGAATGGAAAGATGGAGCTTCACAGTCTGAAAGTGGGCCTGGTTCTCAGCAGGGTTCCGATTTTGAAGATAATACATCGGAAGTAAAGCCAGAAGTGTGGACAGATGAGTCCTCCCAGAGTGAAGATCCTGGTAGCAGTAAGCCGACTGTTGAGACGAAAGGGGGCGGATCGGAGAGCGAGGAAGAACAGTCAAAATGGAAGAATCGTTCCTATGGAAAAGTAGAAGAGTTTTGGTCTAAGGACCAGTCACAATGGAAAAATGCATCAGAGATTGAGGAGAGCTTGTCAAATCAGCAGATGGAATGGCAGAATAGCACAattgacagtgaggatggaGACCAGTTTGACAGTGTGACTGATGGGGTAGCAGAACCAATGCACAGCAGCTTAGCTGGCGTGGAGCTGAGTAGCCAGCAGGCATGA
- the ADNP gene encoding activity-dependent neuroprotector homeobox protein isoform X1, whose product MEYCMLGTSAFHKVQQQLMMPRKAFLSQKEKQARARERDMLKKRRRRQDYLKRSVEPQKNAETIKWHRDDEKRRENEQVKDKDIKKRWRQDERERRKNVDAMNWHREEEKRENERETMFQLPVNNLGSLRKARKTVKKILSDIGLEYCKEHIEDFKQFEPNDFYLKNTTWEDVGLWDPSLTKNQDYRTKPFCCSACPFSSKFFSAYKSHFRNVHSEDFENRILLNCPYCTFNADKKTLETHIKIFHAPNANTASGGISTFKDKNKHDSLKPKQADSVEQAVYYCKKCTYRDPLYEIVRKHIYREHFQHVAAPYIAKGGEKSLNGAVPLSSSAREEGGIHCKRCLFMPKSYEALVQHVIEDHERIGYQVTAMIGHTNVVVPRSKPLMLIAPKPQDKKPMGLPQRMGPLSPGSVRSLSSQQMMNRLTIPKPTLNSTGVNMMSNVHLQQNSYGVKSVPPSYVGQPGGRLNLSGNAAVSISQQSQTMKQFSTSGNGRPYTLGGEQRSQARYSLQSANSSSLSSAQLKQTSLSQSQAASRVLGQSGSKSPVAATGPSSVNTSSTQKWKICTICNELFPENVYSVHFEKEHKAEKVPAVANYIMKIHNFTSKCLYCNRYLPTDTLLNHMLIHGLSCPYCRSTFNDVEKMAAHMRMVHVDEEMGPKTDSTLTFDLTLQQGSHTNIHLLVTTYNLRDAPAESVAYHAQNTPPVPPKPQPKIQEKSDVPVKSSPQAAVPYKKDVGKTLCPLCFSILKGPISDALAHHLRERHQVIQTVHPVEKKLTYKCIHCLGVYTSNMTASTITLHLVHCRGVGKTQNGQDKGTSSRLGQSPALAPVKRTYEHMEFSLMKKRKMDDDDCPSAFEEKPEEPVVLALDPKGHEDDSYEARKTFLTKYFNKQPYPTRREIEKLAASLWLWKSDIASHFSNKRKKCVRDCEKYKPGVLLGFNMKELNKVKHEMDFDDEWLFENHDEKNSRVNVSKTVDKKINLEKENESSSDSYENVEEYNERGSPFGQRISDSGGKTSSDSIVENPEDSISKEVIEENTIQSPEKSDQKQEESSKYQEIISAEEPAKLVGDVSDSDQDDQDDAVEWKDGASQSESGPGSQQGSDFEDNTSEVKPEVWTDESSQSEDPGSSKPTVETKGGGSESEEEQSKWKNRSYGKVEEFWSKDQSQWKNASEIEESLSNQQMEWQNSTIDSEDGDQFDSVTDGVAEPMHSSLAGVELSSQQA is encoded by the exons AAACTATGTTCCAACTTCCTGTCAACAACCTTGGCAGTTTAAGAAAGGCCCGGAAAactgtgaaaaaaattcttaGTGACATTGGTTTGGAATACTGTAAAGAACATATAGAA gatttTAAGCAGTTTGAACCTAATGACTTTTATTTGAAAAACACTACATGGGAAGATGTGGGATTGTGGGACCCATCGCTTACAAAAAATCAG GACTATCGGACAAAGCCCTTTTGCTGCAGCGCATGTCCATTTTCCTCGAAGTTCTTTTCAGCCTACAAAAGCCACTTCCGGAATGTTCATAGTGAAGACTTTGAAAATAGGATTCTCCTCAATTGTCCTTACTGTACTTTCAATGCGGACAAAAAGACTTTGGAAACGCACATTAAAATCTTTCATGCTCCAAATGCCAATACAGCGAGTGGAGGCATCAGCACTTTTAAAGATAAAAACAAACATGATAGCCTTAAACCCAAGCAGGCTGACAGTGTAGAACAAGCTGTTTATTACTGTAAGAAGTGCACTTACCGAGATCCTCTCTATGAAATAGTTAGAAAGCACATTTACAGGGAACACTTTCAGCATGTTGCCGCTCCTTACATAGCGAAGGGAGGTGAGAAATCACTGAATGGTGCAGTTCCATTAAGCTCCAGTGCCCGAGAGGAGGGTGGTATCCACTGCAAACGATGCCTTTTCATGCCGAAGTCGTACGAAGCTTTAGTGCAGCATGTTATTGAAGACCATGAACGTATAGGATATCAGGTAACAGCAATGATAGGTCACACTAATGTAGTGGTTCCAAGATCTAAACCTTTGATGCTAATAGCTCCAAAACCACAGGACAAAAAGCCTATGGGACTCCCTCAGAGGATGGGTCCGCTTTCCCCTGGAAGTGTTCGATCTCTTTCGTCCCAGCAGATGATGAACAGACTCACTATACCAAAGCCTACGTTAAATTCCACGGGAGTGAACATGATGTCAAATGTTCACCTACAACAGAACAGTTACGGAGTCAAATCAGTACCACCAAGCTATGTTGGTCAGCCAGGGGGAAGGCTGAATTTAAGTGGTAATGCAGCAGTTTCTATTTCACAGCAATCACAAACTATGAAACAGTTTTCAACAAGTGGAAATGGAAGGCCTTATACTCTTGGAGGGGAACAGAGATCACAGGCAAGATACTCTCTTCAGTCTGCGAATTCCTCCTCGCTTTCATCAGCTCAGTTGAAACAGACATCATTATCTCAGTCACAAGCAGCTTCAAGAGTATTAGGTCAGTCTGGCTCAAAATCTCCTGTGGCTGCTACAGGTCCTTCCTCTGTCAATACATCATCCACACAGAAGTGGAAAATCTGTACAATCTGTAACGAGCTGTTTCCTGAAAACGTGTATAGCGTCCACTTTGAAAAGGAGCACAAGGCTGAGAAGGTGCCTGCAGTAGCTAACTATATCATGAAAATACACAATTTCACTAGCAAATGTCTCTACTGTAACCGCTATCTACCCACGGACACGTTGCTCAACCACATGTTGATACATGGCCTGTCCTGTCCCTACTGCCGCTCAACCTTCAATGATGTTGAAAAGATGGCTGCTCACATGCGAATGGTTCACGTCGATGAAGAAATGGGACCTAAAACTGACTCCACTCTAACTTTTGATTTGACATTGCAGCAGGGTAGTCACACAAATATACACCTTCTGGTAACCACCTACAACCTGAGAGATGCTCCTGCTGAATCTGTAGCTTACCATGCTCAGAATACTCCTCCAGTTCCTCCAAAACCACAGCCAAAAATACAGGAGAAGTCTGATGTACCTGTAAAAAGTTCCCCACAAGCAGCAGTTCCCTACAAAAAAGATGTGGGGAAAACTCTCTGTCCTCTATGCTTTTCAATCCTCAAAGGACCCATCTCTGATGCACTTGCACATCATCTACGGGAGAGGCATCAAGTAATTCAGACCGTTCACCCGGTTGAGAAAAAGTTAACCTACAAATGCATTCATTGCCTTGGTGTATATACAAGTAACATGACTGCCTCAACTATAACGCTGCACCTtgttcactgcagaggggttggcaaGACCCAGAACGGCCAGGACAAAGGTACTTCATCTCGGCTGGGCCAGTCTCCAGCTCTAGCACCTGTAAAGCGTACTTACGAACACATGGAGTTCTCTCtgatgaagaaaaggaaaatggatgATGATGATTGCCCCTCTGCCTTCGAGGAGAAGCCTGAGGAACCTGTAGTCCTAGCATTGGACCCCAAGGGTCATGAAGATGATTCCTATGAAGCCAGGAAAACATTTCTTACAAAGTATTTTAATAAGCAACCATATCCCACTAGAAGAGAGATTGAAAAGCTGGCTGCCAGTTTGTGGCTATGGAAATCTGATATTGCATCTCATTTTAGtaacaaaaggaagaaatgtgttCGAGATTGTGAAAAATACAAACCTGGTGTGCTGCTTGGCTTCAacatgaaagagctgaacaaGGTTAAACATGAAATGGATTTTGATGACGAATGGCTATTTGAAAACCATGACGAGAAGAACTCCAGAGTCAATGTTAGTAAGACTGTTGACAAAAAAATCAACTTggaaaaagagaatgaaagtTCCTCAGACAGCTATGAAAATGTAGAAGAATACAATGAAAGGGGCAGTCCCTTTGGTCAGCGTATTTCTGACAGCGGTGGGAAAACCTCTTCCGACAGCATCGTGGAGAACCCAGAGGACAGCATATCCAAGGAAGTCATCGAGGAAAACACAATacagtctccagagaagtctgatcaaaaacaagaagaaagctCTAAATATCAAGAGATTATTTCTGCTGAGGAACCAGCAAAACTGGTAGGTGATGTCTCAGATAGTGATCAGGATGACCAAGATGATGCTGTTGAATGGAAAGATGGAGCTTCACAGTCTGAAAGTGGGCCTGGTTCTCAGCAGGGTTCCGATTTTGAAGATAATACATCGGAAGTAAAGCCAGAAGTGTGGACAGATGAGTCCTCCCAGAGTGAAGATCCTGGTAGCAGTAAGCCGACTGTTGAGACGAAAGGGGGCGGATCGGAGAGCGAGGAAGAACAGTCAAAATGGAAGAATCGTTCCTATGGAAAAGTAGAAGAGTTTTGGTCTAAGGACCAGTCACAATGGAAAAATGCATCAGAGATTGAGGAGAGCTTGTCAAATCAGCAGATGGAATGGCAGAATAGCACAattgacagtgaggatggaGACCAGTTTGACAGTGTGACTGATGGGGTAGCAGAACCAATGCACAGCAGCTTAGCTGGCGTGGAGCTGAGTAGCCAGCAGGCATGA
- the ADNP gene encoding activity-dependent neuroprotector homeobox protein isoform X2 translates to MMPRKAFLSQKEKQARARERDMLKKRRRRQDYLKRSVEPQKNAETIKWHRDDEKRRENEQVKDKDIKKRWRQDERERRKNVDAMNWHREEEKRENERETMFQLPVNNLGSLRKARKTVKKILSDIGLEYCKEHIEDFKQFEPNDFYLKNTTWEDVGLWDPSLTKNQDYRTKPFCCSACPFSSKFFSAYKSHFRNVHSEDFENRILLNCPYCTFNADKKTLETHIKIFHAPNANTASGGISTFKDKNKHDSLKPKQADSVEQAVYYCKKCTYRDPLYEIVRKHIYREHFQHVAAPYIAKGGEKSLNGAVPLSSSAREEGGIHCKRCLFMPKSYEALVQHVIEDHERIGYQVTAMIGHTNVVVPRSKPLMLIAPKPQDKKPMGLPQRMGPLSPGSVRSLSSQQMMNRLTIPKPTLNSTGVNMMSNVHLQQNSYGVKSVPPSYVGQPGGRLNLSGNAAVSISQQSQTMKQFSTSGNGRPYTLGGEQRSQARYSLQSANSSSLSSAQLKQTSLSQSQAASRVLGQSGSKSPVAATGPSSVNTSSTQKWKICTICNELFPENVYSVHFEKEHKAEKVPAVANYIMKIHNFTSKCLYCNRYLPTDTLLNHMLIHGLSCPYCRSTFNDVEKMAAHMRMVHVDEEMGPKTDSTLTFDLTLQQGSHTNIHLLVTTYNLRDAPAESVAYHAQNTPPVPPKPQPKIQEKSDVPVKSSPQAAVPYKKDVGKTLCPLCFSILKGPISDALAHHLRERHQVIQTVHPVEKKLTYKCIHCLGVYTSNMTASTITLHLVHCRGVGKTQNGQDKGTSSRLGQSPALAPVKRTYEHMEFSLMKKRKMDDDDCPSAFEEKPEEPVVLALDPKGHEDDSYEARKTFLTKYFNKQPYPTRREIEKLAASLWLWKSDIASHFSNKRKKCVRDCEKYKPGVLLGFNMKELNKVKHEMDFDDEWLFENHDEKNSRVNVSKTVDKKINLEKENESSSDSYENVEEYNERGSPFGQRISDSGGKTSSDSIVENPEDSISKEVIEENTIQSPEKSDQKQEESSKYQEIISAEEPAKLVGDVSDSDQDDQDDAVEWKDGASQSESGPGSQQGSDFEDNTSEVKPEVWTDESSQSEDPGSSKPTVETKGGGSESEEEQSKWKNRSYGKVEEFWSKDQSQWKNASEIEESLSNQQMEWQNSTIDSEDGDQFDSVTDGVAEPMHSSLAGVELSSQQA, encoded by the exons AAACTATGTTCCAACTTCCTGTCAACAACCTTGGCAGTTTAAGAAAGGCCCGGAAAactgtgaaaaaaattcttaGTGACATTGGTTTGGAATACTGTAAAGAACATATAGAA gatttTAAGCAGTTTGAACCTAATGACTTTTATTTGAAAAACACTACATGGGAAGATGTGGGATTGTGGGACCCATCGCTTACAAAAAATCAG GACTATCGGACAAAGCCCTTTTGCTGCAGCGCATGTCCATTTTCCTCGAAGTTCTTTTCAGCCTACAAAAGCCACTTCCGGAATGTTCATAGTGAAGACTTTGAAAATAGGATTCTCCTCAATTGTCCTTACTGTACTTTCAATGCGGACAAAAAGACTTTGGAAACGCACATTAAAATCTTTCATGCTCCAAATGCCAATACAGCGAGTGGAGGCATCAGCACTTTTAAAGATAAAAACAAACATGATAGCCTTAAACCCAAGCAGGCTGACAGTGTAGAACAAGCTGTTTATTACTGTAAGAAGTGCACTTACCGAGATCCTCTCTATGAAATAGTTAGAAAGCACATTTACAGGGAACACTTTCAGCATGTTGCCGCTCCTTACATAGCGAAGGGAGGTGAGAAATCACTGAATGGTGCAGTTCCATTAAGCTCCAGTGCCCGAGAGGAGGGTGGTATCCACTGCAAACGATGCCTTTTCATGCCGAAGTCGTACGAAGCTTTAGTGCAGCATGTTATTGAAGACCATGAACGTATAGGATATCAGGTAACAGCAATGATAGGTCACACTAATGTAGTGGTTCCAAGATCTAAACCTTTGATGCTAATAGCTCCAAAACCACAGGACAAAAAGCCTATGGGACTCCCTCAGAGGATGGGTCCGCTTTCCCCTGGAAGTGTTCGATCTCTTTCGTCCCAGCAGATGATGAACAGACTCACTATACCAAAGCCTACGTTAAATTCCACGGGAGTGAACATGATGTCAAATGTTCACCTACAACAGAACAGTTACGGAGTCAAATCAGTACCACCAAGCTATGTTGGTCAGCCAGGGGGAAGGCTGAATTTAAGTGGTAATGCAGCAGTTTCTATTTCACAGCAATCACAAACTATGAAACAGTTTTCAACAAGTGGAAATGGAAGGCCTTATACTCTTGGAGGGGAACAGAGATCACAGGCAAGATACTCTCTTCAGTCTGCGAATTCCTCCTCGCTTTCATCAGCTCAGTTGAAACAGACATCATTATCTCAGTCACAAGCAGCTTCAAGAGTATTAGGTCAGTCTGGCTCAAAATCTCCTGTGGCTGCTACAGGTCCTTCCTCTGTCAATACATCATCCACACAGAAGTGGAAAATCTGTACAATCTGTAACGAGCTGTTTCCTGAAAACGTGTATAGCGTCCACTTTGAAAAGGAGCACAAGGCTGAGAAGGTGCCTGCAGTAGCTAACTATATCATGAAAATACACAATTTCACTAGCAAATGTCTCTACTGTAACCGCTATCTACCCACGGACACGTTGCTCAACCACATGTTGATACATGGCCTGTCCTGTCCCTACTGCCGCTCAACCTTCAATGATGTTGAAAAGATGGCTGCTCACATGCGAATGGTTCACGTCGATGAAGAAATGGGACCTAAAACTGACTCCACTCTAACTTTTGATTTGACATTGCAGCAGGGTAGTCACACAAATATACACCTTCTGGTAACCACCTACAACCTGAGAGATGCTCCTGCTGAATCTGTAGCTTACCATGCTCAGAATACTCCTCCAGTTCCTCCAAAACCACAGCCAAAAATACAGGAGAAGTCTGATGTACCTGTAAAAAGTTCCCCACAAGCAGCAGTTCCCTACAAAAAAGATGTGGGGAAAACTCTCTGTCCTCTATGCTTTTCAATCCTCAAAGGACCCATCTCTGATGCACTTGCACATCATCTACGGGAGAGGCATCAAGTAATTCAGACCGTTCACCCGGTTGAGAAAAAGTTAACCTACAAATGCATTCATTGCCTTGGTGTATATACAAGTAACATGACTGCCTCAACTATAACGCTGCACCTtgttcactgcagaggggttggcaaGACCCAGAACGGCCAGGACAAAGGTACTTCATCTCGGCTGGGCCAGTCTCCAGCTCTAGCACCTGTAAAGCGTACTTACGAACACATGGAGTTCTCTCtgatgaagaaaaggaaaatggatgATGATGATTGCCCCTCTGCCTTCGAGGAGAAGCCTGAGGAACCTGTAGTCCTAGCATTGGACCCCAAGGGTCATGAAGATGATTCCTATGAAGCCAGGAAAACATTTCTTACAAAGTATTTTAATAAGCAACCATATCCCACTAGAAGAGAGATTGAAAAGCTGGCTGCCAGTTTGTGGCTATGGAAATCTGATATTGCATCTCATTTTAGtaacaaaaggaagaaatgtgttCGAGATTGTGAAAAATACAAACCTGGTGTGCTGCTTGGCTTCAacatgaaagagctgaacaaGGTTAAACATGAAATGGATTTTGATGACGAATGGCTATTTGAAAACCATGACGAGAAGAACTCCAGAGTCAATGTTAGTAAGACTGTTGACAAAAAAATCAACTTggaaaaagagaatgaaagtTCCTCAGACAGCTATGAAAATGTAGAAGAATACAATGAAAGGGGCAGTCCCTTTGGTCAGCGTATTTCTGACAGCGGTGGGAAAACCTCTTCCGACAGCATCGTGGAGAACCCAGAGGACAGCATATCCAAGGAAGTCATCGAGGAAAACACAATacagtctccagagaagtctgatcaaaaacaagaagaaagctCTAAATATCAAGAGATTATTTCTGCTGAGGAACCAGCAAAACTGGTAGGTGATGTCTCAGATAGTGATCAGGATGACCAAGATGATGCTGTTGAATGGAAAGATGGAGCTTCACAGTCTGAAAGTGGGCCTGGTTCTCAGCAGGGTTCCGATTTTGAAGATAATACATCGGAAGTAAAGCCAGAAGTGTGGACAGATGAGTCCTCCCAGAGTGAAGATCCTGGTAGCAGTAAGCCGACTGTTGAGACGAAAGGGGGCGGATCGGAGAGCGAGGAAGAACAGTCAAAATGGAAGAATCGTTCCTATGGAAAAGTAGAAGAGTTTTGGTCTAAGGACCAGTCACAATGGAAAAATGCATCAGAGATTGAGGAGAGCTTGTCAAATCAGCAGATGGAATGGCAGAATAGCACAattgacagtgaggatggaGACCAGTTTGACAGTGTGACTGATGGGGTAGCAGAACCAATGCACAGCAGCTTAGCTGGCGTGGAGCTGAGTAGCCAGCAGGCATGA